In the Nicotiana tabacum cultivar K326 chromosome 16, ASM71507v2, whole genome shotgun sequence genome, one interval contains:
- the LOC107769232 gene encoding uncharacterized protein LOC107769232, translating to MTRDEILSTIFGERTGYVRGKGYGKKPPKKSNTQHANIESSVSLAMKIVRQEMQAEMDRKLQEEREQMATELKRNMELELQRKLAEKREHANAEVQRKLAEEREHANVEVGKRIHLEVDKRMHEQFASFMIRMQQQQGQGT from the exons ATGACTAGAGATGAGATTTTATCCACCATTTTTGGTGAGAGAACAGGTTATGTTCGCGGAAAAGGATACGGAAAGAAGCCTCCTAAAAAGAGTAACACGCAGCATGCAAACATAGAGTCTAGCGTGTCTTTAGCTATGAAAATTGTGCGTCAAGAGATGCAAGCCGAGATGGATAGGAAGTTGCAAGAAGAACGTGAACAAATGGCCACTGAGTTGAAAAGAAATATGGAGCTTGAGTTGCAAAGGAAGTTGGCAGAGAAGCGTGAACACGCAAATGCAGAAGTGCAAAGGAAGTTGGCAGAGGAGCGTGAACATGCAAATGTAGAAGTAGGAAAGAGGATCCATCTAGAAGTGGACAAGAGGATGCATGAACAATTTGCTAGTTTCATGATCAGAATGCAACAACAG CAGGGACAAGGCACATAA